The following are encoded in a window of Thiohalobacter sp. IOR34 genomic DNA:
- a CDS encoding FAD-dependent oxidoreductase → MHEITVIGAGFAALTAVRHLRREAPEAEITLVAPRAELLYAPSLIWIPSGLRRGEDLRIPLRPYLDRLKVKFHAGRVSGLSEGGRRVHTDRGDLHNDGLLIASGGRFLKKLPGIEHALTLCEGVEAAEAIRDRLARLDGGTLAFGFGSNPREPSAMRGGPMFELLFGIDTLLRRQRRREAFRLVFFNPAPQPGKRLGERAVKGLLREMRRRDIDTHLGHKLLGFDADRVRTEGGEFEADLILFMPGMTGPDWAADSGLALSAGGFFRADAHCRVADAERVYVAGDSGSFPGPDWMPKQAHLADLQAEVAARNLLAELRGAEPEHRFRPELICIVDTLDGGILVYRSEKRSLVFASRLLHWAKRVFEGLYLRRFRRV, encoded by the coding sequence ATGCACGAGATCACTGTCATTGGAGCCGGTTTCGCCGCCCTCACTGCCGTACGCCACCTGCGCCGGGAAGCCCCGGAGGCAGAGATCACCCTGGTGGCGCCACGCGCTGAGCTGCTCTATGCACCGAGTCTGATCTGGATTCCCAGCGGGCTGCGACGCGGCGAAGACCTGCGCATCCCGCTCCGCCCCTATCTCGACCGGCTGAAGGTGAAGTTCCACGCCGGCCGGGTCAGCGGTCTGTCCGAGGGCGGCCGGCGGGTACATACCGACCGCGGAGACCTGCACAACGACGGCCTGCTGATCGCCAGCGGCGGGCGTTTCCTGAAGAAGCTGCCAGGCATCGAACACGCCCTCACCCTGTGCGAGGGCGTCGAGGCCGCCGAGGCCATCCGTGACCGCCTCGCCCGGCTCGACGGCGGCACCCTGGCCTTTGGTTTCGGCAGCAACCCCCGGGAGCCAAGCGCCATGCGCGGCGGCCCGATGTTCGAACTGCTGTTCGGCATCGACACCCTGCTGCGCCGCCAGCGACGCCGTGAGGCCTTCCGCCTGGTGTTCTTCAACCCGGCGCCACAGCCCGGCAAGCGGCTCGGCGAACGGGCCGTGAAGGGCCTGCTCAGGGAGATGCGTCGGCGCGACATAGACACCCACCTCGGCCACAAGCTGCTCGGCTTCGACGCCGACCGGGTACGCACCGAGGGCGGCGAATTCGAGGCCGACCTGATCCTGTTCATGCCCGGCATGACCGGCCCGGACTGGGCCGCGGACAGCGGCCTGGCTCTGTCGGCAGGCGGCTTCTTCCGCGCCGATGCCCACTGCCGGGTGGCCGATGCCGAGCGTGTCTACGTGGCCGGCGACAGCGGCAGCTTCCCCGGCCCGGACTGGATGCCCAAACAGGCCCATCTGGCCGATCTGCAGGCCGAAGTGGCGGCGCGCAACCTGCTTGCCGAACTGCGCGGAGCCGAACCCGAGCACCGTTTCCGGCCTGAACTGATCTGCATCGTCGACACTCTGGATGGAGGCATCCTGGTCTACCGCAGTGAAAAACGCAGCCTGGTATTCGCCAGCCGCCTGCTGCACTGGGCCAAACGCGTCTTCGAAGGCCTCTACCTGCGGCGTTTCCGCCGCGTCTGA
- the alaC gene encoding alanine transaminase produces MFDEFPRIKRLPPYVFNIVNELKAKARARGEDIIDFGMGNPDQPTPQHIVDKLVEAAQRKDTHRYSLSRGIPRLRKAICDWYRKRYQVELDPERHAIVTIGSKEGLAHLALATVGPGDAVLVPNPAYPIHPYGFVIAGADIRHVPLVPDIDFFAELEKAIKDSWPKPKMLVLNFPGNPTTQCVELDFFERVVEIAREHEIWVVQDLAYADLVFDGYQAPSILQVPGAMDVAVEFFSLSKSYNMPGWRVGFMCGNETLVAALARMKSYLDYGMFTPIQVAAIHALEGPQDCVGEIRDLYCKRRDVLCDGLNSLGWTVEKPKATMFVWAPIPEQYRHLGSLEFSKKLLAEARVAVSPGVGFGEYGDDYVRFGLIENEHRTRQAVRGIRDMFRKDAKLAAAGGGEDS; encoded by the coding sequence TTGTTCGACGAATTTCCGAGAATCAAACGGCTGCCGCCCTATGTGTTCAACATCGTCAACGAGCTGAAGGCCAAGGCCAGGGCGCGGGGCGAGGACATCATCGACTTCGGCATGGGCAACCCGGATCAGCCCACGCCGCAGCACATCGTCGACAAGCTGGTCGAGGCGGCCCAGCGCAAGGACACCCACCGCTATTCGCTGTCACGCGGCATCCCGCGGCTGCGCAAGGCGATCTGCGACTGGTACCGCAAGCGCTACCAGGTGGAGCTGGACCCGGAACGTCACGCCATCGTCACCATCGGTTCCAAGGAGGGGCTGGCACACCTGGCGCTGGCCACCGTCGGGCCCGGCGACGCCGTGCTGGTGCCCAATCCCGCCTACCCGATCCATCCCTACGGCTTCGTCATCGCCGGGGCCGACATCCGCCACGTGCCGCTGGTGCCGGATATCGATTTCTTCGCCGAACTGGAGAAGGCGATCAAGGATTCCTGGCCCAAGCCCAAGATGCTGGTGCTGAACTTTCCCGGCAATCCCACCACCCAGTGCGTCGAGCTGGACTTCTTCGAGCGGGTGGTGGAGATCGCCCGCGAACACGAGATCTGGGTGGTGCAGGACCTGGCCTACGCCGATCTGGTGTTCGACGGCTACCAGGCGCCGTCCATATTGCAGGTGCCGGGGGCGATGGACGTGGCGGTAGAGTTCTTCTCCCTGTCCAAGAGCTACAACATGCCCGGCTGGCGGGTCGGCTTCATGTGCGGCAACGAGACCCTGGTGGCGGCCCTGGCGCGCATGAAGTCCTATCTCGATTACGGCATGTTCACGCCCATCCAGGTGGCGGCCATCCATGCCCTGGAGGGGCCGCAGGACTGCGTCGGCGAGATCCGCGACCTGTACTGCAAGCGCCGCGACGTGCTCTGCGACGGCCTGAATTCGCTCGGCTGGACGGTGGAAAAACCCAAGGCGACCATGTTCGTCTGGGCGCCGATTCCCGAACAGTACCGCCACCTCGGTTCGCTGGAGTTCTCCAAGAAGCTGCTGGCCGAGGCGCGGGTGGCGGTATCCCCGGGGGTCGGTTTCGGCGAGTACGGTGACGACTATGTCCGCTTTGGCCTGATCGAGAACGAGCACCGCACCCGGCAGGCGGTGCGCGGCATCCGCGACATGTTCAGAAAAGACGCGAAGCTGGCTGCAGCCGGCGGAGGAGAGGATTCGTGA
- a CDS encoding GNAT family N-acetyltransferase — MTGESAIADRQGFLVARADWSQDEAAIRRIRHQVFGEGFEGDGEEPDAACVHLLAYDLDGHPIAAARMQADGHIGQMAVIESWRGQGVGSALLRSLIELAIEHGLEQVRLSAGAEAAPFYHLHGFLPCGDPLEVAGRPRQPMFRYCSDPADPPQL; from the coding sequence ATGACAGGGGAATCGGCCATCGCTGACCGGCAGGGCTTCCTGGTCGCCCGCGCCGACTGGTCACAGGACGAGGCGGCCATCCGCCGCATCCGCCACCAGGTGTTCGGCGAGGGATTCGAAGGCGACGGCGAAGAACCGGACGCGGCCTGCGTCCATCTGCTGGCCTATGACCTGGACGGCCACCCCATCGCCGCGGCGCGCATGCAGGCCGATGGCCACATCGGGCAGATGGCGGTCATCGAGAGCTGGCGCGGCCAGGGGGTCGGCAGCGCCCTGCTGCGGTCACTCATCGAGTTGGCCATCGAGCATGGCCTGGAGCAGGTCCGACTCAGCGCCGGGGCCGAGGCCGCCCCCTTCTATCACCTGCACGGCTTCCTGCCCTGCGGCGATCCGCTCGAGGTCGCGGGCCGCCCCCGGCAGCCGATGTTCCGCTACTGCAGCGATCCGGCGGATCCGCCGCAACTCTGA
- the thrC gene encoding threonine synthase, with amino-acid sequence MPFRPRYTGLIEKYRDRLPIHDDTRIISLGEGNTPLIRLNNIPRELGKEIDIYVKYEGLNPTGSFKDRGMCMAVTKAVEEGSKAIICASTGNTSAAAAAYAARAGITAFVLIPEGKIAMGKLAQAMMHGAVVLQIRGNFDAGMQLVKDVAEQAPVTIVNSINPFRLQGQKTAAFEIIEELERAPDYHCLPVGNAGNITAHWMGYSEYFEHGIVNDRPQMVGYQASGAAPFLRGEMVDNPETVATAIRIGHPQSWDKAWKVKEESDGWFDECSDAEILAAQKLLAQKEGVFCEPASATSLAGALRDIESGKIPEGSTLVCTLTGHGLKDPDTAIAQSQGTVQTVDATLDAVRDAILAGMA; translated from the coding sequence ATGCCATTCCGTCCCCGTTACACCGGACTCATCGAAAAATACCGCGACCGGCTGCCGATCCACGACGACACCCGCATCATCAGCCTGGGCGAGGGCAACACGCCGCTGATCCGGCTCAACAACATCCCCCGCGAGCTGGGCAAAGAGATCGATATCTACGTCAAGTACGAGGGCCTGAACCCCACCGGTTCCTTCAAGGACCGTGGCATGTGCATGGCCGTGACCAAGGCGGTGGAGGAGGGCAGCAAGGCGATCATCTGCGCCTCCACCGGCAACACCTCGGCGGCCGCGGCGGCCTATGCGGCACGCGCCGGGATCACCGCCTTCGTGCTCATCCCGGAAGGCAAGATCGCCATGGGCAAGCTGGCCCAGGCGATGATGCACGGTGCCGTGGTGCTGCAGATCCGCGGCAACTTCGACGCCGGCATGCAGCTCGTCAAGGACGTCGCCGAACAGGCGCCGGTGACCATAGTCAACTCCATCAACCCCTTCCGCCTGCAGGGTCAGAAGACCGCCGCCTTCGAGATCATCGAGGAGCTGGAGCGGGCGCCGGACTACCATTGCCTGCCGGTCGGCAACGCCGGCAACATCACCGCTCACTGGATGGGTTACAGCGAGTACTTCGAGCACGGCATCGTCAACGACCGGCCGCAGATGGTCGGCTACCAGGCCAGCGGCGCTGCGCCCTTCCTGCGCGGCGAGATGGTCGACAACCCGGAGACGGTGGCTACCGCCATCCGTATCGGTCATCCCCAGTCCTGGGACAAGGCCTGGAAGGTCAAGGAGGAATCGGACGGCTGGTTCGACGAATGCTCCGACGCGGAGATCCTCGCCGCCCAGAAGCTGCTGGCGCAGAAGGAGGGCGTGTTCTGCGAGCCGGCCTCGGCCACCTCGCTGGCGGGTGCCCTGCGGGACATCGAATCCGGCAAGATCCCCGAGGGCAGTACCCTGGTCTGCACCCTCACCGGTCACGGCCTCAAGGATCCGGATACCGCCATCGCCCAGAGCCAGGGCACGGTGCAGACCGTGGACGCCACCCTGGACGCCGTGCGTGACGCCATTCTGGCCGGCATGGCATAG
- the recJ gene encoding single-stranded-DNA-specific exonuclease RecJ, whose amino-acid sequence MRRIIQRRAPRCDPAGLPAELHPLLRRIYAARGLEDPAQLELSLERLIPPQRLGGVKRAVDLLQQALIEQQRLLIVGDFDADGATSTALCMRALRSMGLAQIDYLVPNRFDFGYGLTPELVEVAAGRGPDLILTVDNGVSSIEGVAAARALGIRVLVTDHHLPGERLPAADALVNPNLPGDDFPSKHLAGVGVAFYLMLALRARLRDSGWFSAAGIAEPNLAALLDLVALGTVADVVPLDHNNRILVEQGLRRIRAGRCVPGIRALLEVARRSPVALQASDLGFAVGPRLNAAGRLEDMALGIECLLCDDPDAARGMAAELDALNRERREIEAGMKAEALAELERVQRQAPETLPTGVCLYRPEWHQGVIGILAARVREAWHRPVIAFARSGTGELKGSARSVPGLHIRDALEAVAAREPGLIPRFGGHAMAAGLSLREADLETFRTAFDAEVRRHLGPDDLRGVIHSDGELAPDALNMETAELLRGAGPWGQAFPEPVFDGVFELRSWRLLKDAHLKLQLRPRGGSVTLDAIAFNQADAIEPREGMRLEIAYRLDINDYRGLRSLQLMVEYLREGPAA is encoded by the coding sequence ATGAGGCGGATCATCCAGCGCCGTGCGCCGCGTTGCGATCCCGCTGGCCTGCCGGCGGAGCTGCATCCCCTGCTGCGAAGGATCTATGCCGCCCGTGGCCTGGAGGATCCCGCCCAGCTGGAGTTGTCCCTGGAGCGGCTGATTCCGCCGCAGCGCCTGGGGGGGGTGAAGCGCGCCGTCGATCTGCTGCAGCAGGCCCTCATCGAACAGCAGCGGCTGCTGATCGTCGGCGACTTCGATGCCGATGGGGCCACCAGCACCGCGCTCTGCATGCGTGCCCTGCGTTCCATGGGCCTGGCGCAGATCGACTATCTGGTGCCGAACCGCTTCGACTTCGGCTATGGCCTGACGCCGGAGCTGGTGGAGGTTGCCGCCGGCCGCGGGCCGGATCTGATCCTGACGGTCGACAACGGGGTCTCCAGCATCGAGGGCGTGGCCGCGGCCCGGGCGTTGGGCATCCGGGTACTGGTGACCGATCATCATCTGCCGGGCGAGCGCTTGCCGGCGGCGGATGCCCTGGTCAATCCCAATCTGCCCGGTGACGACTTTCCCAGCAAGCATCTGGCGGGCGTCGGTGTGGCCTTCTATCTGATGCTGGCGCTGCGCGCGCGACTGCGCGACAGCGGCTGGTTCAGCGCGGCCGGCATTGCCGAGCCGAACCTGGCCGCGCTGCTCGATCTGGTGGCCCTGGGTACCGTGGCCGACGTGGTGCCGCTGGATCACAACAACCGGATCCTGGTCGAGCAGGGCCTGCGCCGCATCCGTGCCGGCCGCTGCGTGCCCGGTATCCGCGCACTGCTGGAGGTCGCCCGCCGCAGCCCGGTGGCCCTCCAGGCCAGCGACCTCGGCTTCGCGGTCGGGCCGCGGCTGAATGCCGCCGGCCGGCTGGAGGACATGGCGCTGGGCATCGAATGCCTGCTCTGCGACGATCCGGATGCGGCACGGGGCATGGCCGCCGAACTGGATGCCCTGAACCGCGAACGGCGCGAGATCGAAGCGGGGATGAAGGCCGAGGCGCTGGCCGAGCTGGAGCGCGTGCAACGGCAGGCGCCGGAGACGCTGCCGACCGGCGTCTGCCTCTACCGCCCCGAATGGCATCAGGGGGTGATCGGCATCCTTGCCGCGCGGGTGCGCGAGGCCTGGCATCGGCCGGTGATCGCCTTCGCCCGCAGCGGGACGGGGGAGCTGAAGGGCTCGGCGCGCTCGGTGCCCGGCTTGCACATCCGCGATGCCCTGGAGGCGGTCGCGGCCCGTGAACCGGGGTTGATCCCCAGGTTCGGCGGCCACGCCATGGCCGCCGGCCTGAGCCTGCGCGAGGCGGATCTGGAGACCTTCCGCACGGCCTTCGACGCCGAGGTTCGGCGCCACCTCGGCCCCGACGACCTGCGTGGTGTCATCCACAGCGACGGTGAACTGGCCCCGGATGCGCTGAACATGGAGACCGCCGAGCTGCTGCGCGGTGCCGGTCCCTGGGGGCAGGCCTTTCCGGAGCCGGTGTTCGATGGGGTCTTCGAGTTGCGCTCCTGGCGGTTATTGAAGGATGCGCATCTCAAGCTGCAGTTGCGTCCCCGGGGTGGCTCGGTGACGCTGGACGCCATCGCCTTCAACCAGGCCGATGCCATCGAGCCCCGCGAAGGCATGCGGCTGGAGATCGCCTACCGGCTGGACATCAACGACTACCGTGGACTGCGCAGTCTGCAGTTGATGGTCGAATATCTGCGAGAGGGTCCGGCCGCCTGA
- a CDS encoding DUF5658 family protein codes for MTVSPSKRVPQTEARPDKRALPDRRRFTWKTLVYGDRLRRRRGPRRESERSSYYIDEYGAHWFLMVFGIMVLCLLDAGLTILLLTQHDAVELNPVMDYLIQRDLRLFAVFKIILTGACLAVLVIHLRHRAFRLLPTGGLISMIFAGYLALIGWELLLLGYV; via the coding sequence ATGACTGTTTCCCCTTCCAAGCGGGTTCCGCAGACCGAAGCGAGACCTGACAAACGGGCCTTGCCGGACCGGCGACGCTTCACCTGGAAGACCCTGGTCTACGGCGACCGGCTGCGCCGCCGCCGCGGGCCGCGGCGCGAATCGGAGCGCAGCAGCTACTACATCGACGAATACGGTGCCCACTGGTTCCTGATGGTTTTCGGCATCATGGTCCTCTGCCTGCTCGATGCCGGCCTGACCATTCTGCTGCTCACCCAGCACGATGCCGTGGAACTCAACCCCGTGATGGACTATCTCATCCAGCGGGATCTGCGGCTGTTCGCCGTGTTCAAGATCATCCTCACCGGCGCCTGTCTGGCGGTCCTGGTCATCCATCTGCGCCATCGGGCCTTCCGCCTGCTGCCGACCGGCGGACTGATTTCCATGATCTTTGCCGGCTATCTGGCGCTGATCGGCTGGGAGCTGCTGCTGTTGGGCTACGTCTAA
- a CDS encoding 2OG-Fe(II) oxygenase, with amino-acid sequence MIFNLERVDHELPLFRLPLPTADTVNAALLQDFQQHRDDPDLRRSHLFGGRYENLYLPLARVPALAEVLAVAVAGTRQILGLAADVELRAGGWFNEMGPGQATSLHRHDDDDELMSAVYYVTVPADSGDLLIHAGERRLRIPPRVGHLVFFPPDLAHEVTENRSEATRLSIGINVGPVAG; translated from the coding sequence ATGATTTTCAACCTGGAACGAGTCGATCATGAGCTTCCCCTGTTTCGCCTGCCGTTGCCGACGGCGGACACGGTCAACGCGGCCTTGCTGCAGGACTTCCAACAGCACCGTGATGATCCCGACCTGCGGCGCAGCCATCTCTTTGGCGGGCGTTACGAGAATCTCTATCTGCCGCTGGCCCGCGTGCCGGCGCTGGCCGAGGTACTGGCAGTAGCGGTGGCGGGCACCCGGCAGATTCTCGGCCTGGCGGCGGACGTCGAGTTGCGCGCCGGTGGCTGGTTCAACGAGATGGGGCCGGGCCAGGCGACCAGCCTGCATCGTCACGACGACGACGACGAACTGATGTCGGCGGTGTACTACGTGACGGTGCCCGCGGATTCCGGTGATCTACTGATCCATGCCGGTGAGCGACGTTTGCGAATTCCACCGCGGGTCGGTCACCTGGTGTTCTTCCCCCCGGATCTGGCGCACGAGGTCACCGAAAACCGCAGCGAGGCGACCCGTCTGTCGATCGGCATCAATGTGGGCCCGGTGGCCGGCTGA
- the purB gene encoding adenylosuccinate lyase, translated as MDLTPLTAVSPVDGRYGRKTECLRPIFSEYGLIRHRVLVEVRWLQALAAQPEITEVPPLSEHADKVLNGIVDNFSEADAQRVKNIERTTNHDVKAVEYFLKEKIAGNKELEAISEFIHFACTSEDINNLAYALMLREARGQVLLPMIDDLIHSISDLAHATAGLPLLSRTHGQPASPTTVGKEMANVVYRLRRQRELIQQVPMLGKINGAVGNYNAHLVAYPEIDWPGFAERFVTDLGLEWNPYTTQIEPHDYIAELFDACARFNVVLIDFARDIWGYISLGYFKQKTVAGEVGSSTMPHKVNPIDFENAEGNFGIANALFAHLAAKLPVSRWQRDLSDSTVLRNLGVGIAHSVIGFDSLLRGIGKLEANPARLAEDLDATWEVLAEAVQTVMRRYGIDKPYERLKELTRGKGIDAASLREFIEDLDIPPAEKQRLAELTPAGYTGNAADQAREI; from the coding sequence ATGGACCTGACCCCACTCACCGCTGTTTCCCCCGTCGATGGCCGCTATGGCCGCAAGACCGAATGCCTGCGCCCGATCTTCAGCGAATACGGACTGATTCGTCACCGCGTGCTGGTCGAGGTACGCTGGCTCCAGGCCCTGGCCGCGCAGCCGGAGATCACCGAGGTGCCGCCGCTGAGCGAACATGCCGACAAGGTGCTCAACGGCATTGTCGACAACTTCAGCGAGGCCGATGCCCAGCGGGTCAAGAACATCGAGCGAACCACCAACCATGACGTCAAGGCGGTGGAGTACTTCCTGAAGGAGAAGATCGCCGGCAACAAGGAACTGGAGGCGATCAGCGAGTTCATCCACTTCGCCTGCACCTCGGAGGACATCAACAACCTGGCCTATGCCCTGATGCTGCGCGAGGCACGCGGCCAGGTGCTGCTGCCGATGATCGACGACCTCATCCACAGCATCAGCGACCTCGCCCATGCCACCGCCGGGCTACCGCTGCTGTCCCGCACTCACGGCCAGCCGGCCTCTCCCACCACGGTGGGCAAGGAGATGGCCAATGTGGTCTACCGCCTGCGCCGCCAGCGCGAACTGATCCAGCAGGTGCCCATGCTGGGCAAGATCAACGGTGCAGTGGGCAACTACAACGCCCATCTCGTCGCCTACCCCGAGATCGACTGGCCGGGCTTTGCCGAGCGCTTCGTCACCGATCTCGGCCTGGAGTGGAACCCCTATACCACCCAGATCGAACCGCACGACTACATCGCCGAGCTGTTCGATGCCTGCGCCCGTTTCAACGTGGTGCTGATCGACTTTGCGCGCGACATCTGGGGCTACATCTCGCTTGGCTACTTCAAGCAGAAGACGGTGGCCGGCGAGGTCGGCTCCTCGACCATGCCACACAAGGTCAACCCCATCGACTTCGAGAACGCCGAGGGCAATTTCGGCATCGCCAACGCCCTGTTCGCCCACCTCGCCGCCAAGCTGCCGGTGTCCCGCTGGCAGCGGGATCTCAGCGACTCGACCGTGCTGCGCAACCTCGGCGTCGGCATCGCCCATTCAGTGATCGGCTTCGACTCGCTGCTACGCGGCATCGGCAAGCTGGAGGCCAACCCGGCCCGCCTGGCCGAGGACCTGGATGCCACCTGGGAAGTCCTGGCCGAGGCGGTGCAGACAGTGATGCGCCGCTACGGCATCGACAAGCCCTATGAAAGACTCAAGGAACTGACCCGCGGCAAGGGCATCGACGCCGCCTCGCTGCGCGAGTTCATCGAGGACCTGGACATCCCACCCGCCGAGAAACAGCGGCTCGCCGAGCTGACGCCAGCCGGCTATACCGGCAACGCCGCGGACCAGGCGCGGGAAATCTGA
- a CDS encoding DUF2835 domain-containing protein, which yields MSQRIRFHLQLSADDYLHFYQGSARDVLARALDGRRLRFPAAALRPFVRHNGVHGLFEIEFDADHRLVALRRLGDL from the coding sequence ATGTCGCAACGCATCCGCTTCCATCTGCAACTCTCGGCCGACGACTACCTGCACTTCTACCAGGGCAGTGCGCGCGACGTCCTTGCGCGGGCCCTGGACGGCCGCCGCCTGCGCTTCCCCGCCGCTGCCCTGCGCCCCTTCGTCCGCCACAACGGTGTCCATGGGCTGTTCGAGATCGAATTCGACGCCGATCACCGGCTGGTCGCGCTGCGCCGCCTGGGAGACCTCTGA
- a CDS encoding Mth938-like domain-containing protein, whose translation MRFAEDQPGSAYAIRAYEAGRIRVGEQELTRSLVLSPERLQADWPPQDFDALRSEHLASLVAWQPEVLLLGTGPRLRFPEPALLRPLIEQGIGLEVMDTAAACRTYNILLAEGRRVVAALFMI comes from the coding sequence ATGCGATTCGCCGAAGACCAACCGGGCAGCGCCTATGCCATCCGGGCCTATGAAGCGGGCCGGATCCGCGTCGGTGAACAGGAGCTGACCCGCAGCCTGGTGCTCTCCCCCGAGCGCCTGCAGGCCGACTGGCCGCCGCAGGACTTCGATGCCCTGCGCAGCGAGCACCTGGCGTCGCTCGTCGCCTGGCAGCCGGAGGTCCTGCTGCTCGGCACCGGCCCCCGGCTGCGTTTCCCCGAACCGGCGCTGCTGCGGCCACTGATCGAGCAGGGCATCGGCCTGGAGGTGATGGACACCGCCGCCGCCTGCCGCACCTACAACATTCTGCTTGCCGAAGGCCGCCGGGTGGTGGCCGCCCTGTTCATGATCTGA
- a CDS encoding homoserine dehydrogenase: MKPVKVGLLGLGTVGGGTFNVLRRNAQEIARRAGRGIEISRAAAREYDPAGLPGIEAIEVSDDAFAVVDDPAIDIVVELIGGYSPALELVLKAIDNGKHVVTANKALIALHGNEIFAAAQEKGVMVAFEAAVAGGIPIIKAVREGLAANRIEWLAGIINGTGNFILTEMRDKGRDFDEVLKEAQALGYAEADPTFDVEGIDAAHKLTILASLAFGIPLQFDRCFTEGIGRITREDVSYAEQLGYRIKHLGFARRTAAGVEMRVHPTLIPERRLIANVDGVMNAVLIKGDAVGPTLYYGAGAGAEPTASAVVADLVDVTRVLTADPENRVPHLAFQPDALSDIPVLAMADIETAYYLRLCAVDRPGVLAEVTRILGDLGISIEAILQKEPVGEAAHVPIILLTHRVREGQMNQAIEKIEALDAIEGNVTRIRLEHLNA, translated from the coding sequence GTGAAACCCGTCAAGGTTGGCCTGTTGGGCCTGGGAACCGTCGGCGGCGGCACCTTCAACGTGCTGCGCCGCAATGCACAGGAGATCGCGCGCCGCGCCGGCCGCGGCATCGAGATCAGCCGCGCCGCGGCGCGCGAGTACGATCCGGCCGGGCTGCCCGGGATCGAGGCCATCGAGGTCAGCGACGATGCCTTCGCGGTGGTCGACGACCCGGCGATCGACATCGTCGTCGAGCTGATCGGTGGCTACAGCCCGGCCCTCGAACTGGTGCTGAAGGCGATCGACAACGGCAAGCACGTGGTGACCGCCAACAAGGCGCTGATTGCCCTGCACGGCAACGAGATCTTCGCCGCGGCCCAGGAAAAGGGCGTGATGGTGGCCTTCGAGGCGGCGGTGGCCGGCGGCATTCCCATCATCAAGGCGGTGCGCGAGGGCCTGGCCGCCAACCGCATCGAATGGCTGGCCGGGATCATCAACGGCACCGGCAACTTCATCCTCACCGAGATGCGTGACAAGGGGCGCGATTTCGACGAGGTGCTGAAGGAGGCCCAGGCGCTGGGCTATGCCGAGGCCGATCCCACCTTCGATGTAGAAGGCATCGACGCCGCGCACAAGCTGACCATCCTCGCCTCCCTGGCCTTCGGCATCCCGCTGCAGTTCGACCGCTGCTTCACCGAGGGCATCGGCCGCATCACCCGCGAGGACGTCAGCTATGCCGAACAGCTCGGTTACCGCATCAAGCACCTGGGCTTCGCACGCCGTACCGCGGCCGGGGTGGAGATGCGGGTGCATCCCACGCTGATCCCGGAACGGCGCCTGATCGCCAATGTCGACGGGGTGATGAACGCGGTGCTGATCAAGGGCGACGCCGTCGGTCCGACCCTCTACTACGGGGCCGGGGCCGGTGCAGAGCCGACCGCCTCGGCGGTGGTGGCCGACCTGGTGGACGTCACCCGGGTGCTGACCGCCGATCCCGAGAACCGGGTGCCGCACCTGGCCTTCCAGCCGGACGCCCTGTCCGACATCCCGGTACTGGCCATGGCGGACATCGAGACCGCCTATTACCTGCGCCTGTGCGCGGTGGACCGCCCGGGCGTGCTGGCCGAGGTGACCCGCATCCTCGGCGATCTTGGCATCAGCATCGAGGCCATCCTGCAGAAGGAACCGGTCGGCGAGGCCGCCCATGTGCCGATCATCCTGCTCACCCACCGGGTGCGCGAGGGCCAGATGAACCAGGCGATCGAAAAGATCGAGGCGCTGGACGCCATCGAGGGCAACGTGACCCGCATCCGGCTGGAGCATCTGAACGCCTGA